A window of the Dunckerocampus dactyliophorus isolate RoL2022-P2 chromosome 21, RoL_Ddac_1.1, whole genome shotgun sequence genome harbors these coding sequences:
- the pde7a gene encoding high affinity cAMP-specific 3',5'-cyclic phosphodiesterase 7A isoform X5 yields the protein MDGINKRTQQSIPPKPNGDSGPPDTRRGAISYDSSDQTALYIRMLARLSCGSTPPSSTPERRVRRLLSLQRYLHSSRLLRGAPQQIPLPILDEDYTGQARCMLEKVGNWNFDIFLFDRLTNGNSLITLTFHLLNQYGLVELFQLDIVKLWRFLVMVQEDYHSDNPYHNAVHAADVTQAMYCYMREPMLAKSLTSYDILLGLLAAATHDLDHPGVNQPFLIKTDHYLASLYRNTSVLENHHWKSAVGLLRETGLFSHLPAEDSLSMERELGSLILATDISRQNDYLSRFRLRLDQGNLCLSNANHRHFVLQMALKCADICNPCRPWELSKQWSEKVTNEFFQQGDIEKKHKLEVSPLCDREVNTVGNIQLGFMTYVAEPLFAEWARFSDTRLSQTMLGHMGLNKASWGALQQQEQSSAAGEEAEPGATATGGGGRSSSKDIPQGSGVS from the exons atggatggcattaaCAAGCG CACGCAGCAGTCTATCCCCCCGAAACCCAACGGCGACAGTGGACCTCCCGACacg AGACGTGGGGCCATCTCCTATGACAGCTCGGACCAGACCGCGCTGTACATTCGTATGCTGG CACGCCTCAGCTGCGGGTCCACGCCGCCAAGCTCCACCCCCGAGAGGAGGGTCCGCAGACTGCTCAGCCTCCAGAGATACCTGCACTCGTCTCGCCTGCTGCGGGGAGCTCCCCAGCAGATCCCCTTACCTATCCTGGATGAAGACTACACTGGACAGGCCCGA TGCATGCTGGAAAAAGTCGGGAACtggaattttgacattttcctcTTCGATAGGTTGACCAACG GAAACAGCCTGATCACTTTAACCTTCCACCTGCTGAACCAGTATGGCCTGGTGGAGCTCTTCCAGCTGGACATAGTCAAGCTGTGGCGGTTCCTGGTCATGGTCCAGGAGGACTACCACAGCGACAACCCCTACCACAACGCCGTGCATGCCGCCGACGTCACGCAGGCCATGTACTGCTACATGCGTGAGCCCATG CTGGCCAAGTCTTTGACCTCCTATGATATCCTGCTGGGACTGCTCGCCGCTGCCACACATGACCTGGACCATCCCGGGGTCAACCAGCCTTTCCTCATAAAGACTGACCACTATCTAGCTTCACTCTACCGG AATACCTCAGTTCTGGAGAACCACCACTGGAAGTCGGCTGTGGGGCTGCTCAGAGAGACAGGGCTCTTCTCTCACCTGCCCGCTGAAGACAG CTTGAGCATGGAGAGGGAGCTGGGCTCTTTAATCCTGGCCACCGACATCAGCAGGCAGAACGACTACCTGTCCCGCTTCCGTTTGCGCCTGGACCAGGGCAACCTGTGCTTGAGCAACGCCAACCACCGCCACTTTGTCCTGCAG ATGGCTCTGAAGTGTGCCGACATCTGTAACCCCTGCAGACCCTGGGAGCTGAGCAAGCAATGGAGCGAGAAAGTCACCAATGAGTTCTTCCAGCAAG GCGACATTGAGAAGAAGCACAAACTAGAAGTCAGCCCACTTTGTGACAGAGAGGTGAACACAGTCGGCAACATTCAATTAG GCTTCATGACGTACGTAGCAGAGCCGCTGTTTGCAGAGTGGGCCCGTTTCTCTGACACGCGCCTGTCCCAGACCATGCTGGGTCACATGGGGCTTAACAAGGCCAGCTGGGGCGCCCTCCAGCAGCAGGAACAAAGCTCAGCTGCCGGCGAGGAGGCAGAGCCTGGCGCCACCGCCaccggaggaggaggaagaagcagctCCAAAGACATACCTCAGGGAAGCGGAGTATCCTGA
- the pde7a gene encoding high affinity cAMP-specific 3',5'-cyclic phosphodiesterase 7A isoform X4, producing MEVCYQLPVLPLDRPVPKHVLSRRGAISFSSSSSLFGAPDPRQLSQRRGAISYDSSDQTALYIRMLARLSCGSTPPSSTPERRVRRLLSLQRYLHSSRLLRGAPQQIPLPILDEDYTGQARCMLEKVGNWNFDIFLFDRLTNGNSLITLTFHLLNQYGLVELFQLDIVKLWRFLVMVQEDYHSDNPYHNAVHAADVTQAMYCYMREPMLAKSLTSYDILLGLLAAATHDLDHPGVNQPFLIKTDHYLASLYRNTSVLENHHWKSAVGLLRETGLFSHLPAEDSLSMERELGSLILATDISRQNDYLSRFRLRLDQGNLCLSNANHRHFVLQMALKCADICNPCRPWELSKQWSEKVTNEFFQQGDIEKKHKLEVSPLCDREVNTVGNIQLGFMTYVAEPLFAEWARFSDTRLSQTMLGHMGLNKASWGALQQQEQSSAAGEEAEPGATATGGGGRSSSKDIPQGSGVS from the exons ATGGAAGTATGTTATCAGCTGCCAGTGTTGCCTCTAGACAGGCCGGTTCCCAAGCATGTCCTCAGCCGGAGGGGAGCCATCAGTTTCAGCTCCAGCTCCTCTCTCTTTGGGGCCCCTGATCCAAGACAGCTGTCTCAG AGACGTGGGGCCATCTCCTATGACAGCTCGGACCAGACCGCGCTGTACATTCGTATGCTGG CACGCCTCAGCTGCGGGTCCACGCCGCCAAGCTCCACCCCCGAGAGGAGGGTCCGCAGACTGCTCAGCCTCCAGAGATACCTGCACTCGTCTCGCCTGCTGCGGGGAGCTCCCCAGCAGATCCCCTTACCTATCCTGGATGAAGACTACACTGGACAGGCCCGA TGCATGCTGGAAAAAGTCGGGAACtggaattttgacattttcctcTTCGATAGGTTGACCAACG GAAACAGCCTGATCACTTTAACCTTCCACCTGCTGAACCAGTATGGCCTGGTGGAGCTCTTCCAGCTGGACATAGTCAAGCTGTGGCGGTTCCTGGTCATGGTCCAGGAGGACTACCACAGCGACAACCCCTACCACAACGCCGTGCATGCCGCCGACGTCACGCAGGCCATGTACTGCTACATGCGTGAGCCCATG CTGGCCAAGTCTTTGACCTCCTATGATATCCTGCTGGGACTGCTCGCCGCTGCCACACATGACCTGGACCATCCCGGGGTCAACCAGCCTTTCCTCATAAAGACTGACCACTATCTAGCTTCACTCTACCGG AATACCTCAGTTCTGGAGAACCACCACTGGAAGTCGGCTGTGGGGCTGCTCAGAGAGACAGGGCTCTTCTCTCACCTGCCCGCTGAAGACAG CTTGAGCATGGAGAGGGAGCTGGGCTCTTTAATCCTGGCCACCGACATCAGCAGGCAGAACGACTACCTGTCCCGCTTCCGTTTGCGCCTGGACCAGGGCAACCTGTGCTTGAGCAACGCCAACCACCGCCACTTTGTCCTGCAG ATGGCTCTGAAGTGTGCCGACATCTGTAACCCCTGCAGACCCTGGGAGCTGAGCAAGCAATGGAGCGAGAAAGTCACCAATGAGTTCTTCCAGCAAG GCGACATTGAGAAGAAGCACAAACTAGAAGTCAGCCCACTTTGTGACAGAGAGGTGAACACAGTCGGCAACATTCAATTAG GCTTCATGACGTACGTAGCAGAGCCGCTGTTTGCAGAGTGGGCCCGTTTCTCTGACACGCGCCTGTCCCAGACCATGCTGGGTCACATGGGGCTTAACAAGGCCAGCTGGGGCGCCCTCCAGCAGCAGGAACAAAGCTCAGCTGCCGGCGAGGAGGCAGAGCCTGGCGCCACCGCCaccggaggaggaggaagaagcagctCCAAAGACATACCTCAGGGAAGCGGAGTATCCTGA
- the pde7a gene encoding high affinity cAMP-specific 3',5'-cyclic phosphodiesterase 7A isoform X1 translates to MEVCYQLPVLPLDRPVPKHVLSRRGAISFSSSSSLFGAPDPRQLSQRRGAISYDSSDQTALYIRMLGDVRVRSQVGFEPERRSSHPYLCIDFRNLHTRLSCGSTPPSSTPERRVRRLLSLQRYLHSSRLLRGAPQQIPLPILDEDYTGQARCMLEKVGNWNFDIFLFDRLTNGNSLITLTFHLLNQYGLVELFQLDIVKLWRFLVMVQEDYHSDNPYHNAVHAADVTQAMYCYMREPMLAKSLTSYDILLGLLAAATHDLDHPGVNQPFLIKTDHYLASLYRNTSVLENHHWKSAVGLLRETGLFSHLPAEDSLSMERELGSLILATDISRQNDYLSRFRLRLDQGNLCLSNANHRHFVLQMALKCADICNPCRPWELSKQWSEKVTNEFFQQGDIEKKHKLEVSPLCDREVNTVGNIQLGFMTYVAEPLFAEWARFSDTRLSQTMLGHMGLNKASWGALQQQEQSSAAGEEAEPGATATGGGGRSSSKDIPQGSGVS, encoded by the exons ATGGAAGTATGTTATCAGCTGCCAGTGTTGCCTCTAGACAGGCCGGTTCCCAAGCATGTCCTCAGCCGGAGGGGAGCCATCAGTTTCAGCTCCAGCTCCTCTCTCTTTGGGGCCCCTGATCCAAGACAGCTGTCTCAG AGACGTGGGGCCATCTCCTATGACAGCTCGGACCAGACCGCGCTGTACATTCGTATGCTGG GAGATGTGAGAGTGAGAAGTCAGGTTGGATTTGAACCGGAACGACGAAGCTCCCATCCATACCTGTGCATCGACTTCCGAAACCTTCACA CACGCCTCAGCTGCGGGTCCACGCCGCCAAGCTCCACCCCCGAGAGGAGGGTCCGCAGACTGCTCAGCCTCCAGAGATACCTGCACTCGTCTCGCCTGCTGCGGGGAGCTCCCCAGCAGATCCCCTTACCTATCCTGGATGAAGACTACACTGGACAGGCCCGA TGCATGCTGGAAAAAGTCGGGAACtggaattttgacattttcctcTTCGATAGGTTGACCAACG GAAACAGCCTGATCACTTTAACCTTCCACCTGCTGAACCAGTATGGCCTGGTGGAGCTCTTCCAGCTGGACATAGTCAAGCTGTGGCGGTTCCTGGTCATGGTCCAGGAGGACTACCACAGCGACAACCCCTACCACAACGCCGTGCATGCCGCCGACGTCACGCAGGCCATGTACTGCTACATGCGTGAGCCCATG CTGGCCAAGTCTTTGACCTCCTATGATATCCTGCTGGGACTGCTCGCCGCTGCCACACATGACCTGGACCATCCCGGGGTCAACCAGCCTTTCCTCATAAAGACTGACCACTATCTAGCTTCACTCTACCGG AATACCTCAGTTCTGGAGAACCACCACTGGAAGTCGGCTGTGGGGCTGCTCAGAGAGACAGGGCTCTTCTCTCACCTGCCCGCTGAAGACAG CTTGAGCATGGAGAGGGAGCTGGGCTCTTTAATCCTGGCCACCGACATCAGCAGGCAGAACGACTACCTGTCCCGCTTCCGTTTGCGCCTGGACCAGGGCAACCTGTGCTTGAGCAACGCCAACCACCGCCACTTTGTCCTGCAG ATGGCTCTGAAGTGTGCCGACATCTGTAACCCCTGCAGACCCTGGGAGCTGAGCAAGCAATGGAGCGAGAAAGTCACCAATGAGTTCTTCCAGCAAG GCGACATTGAGAAGAAGCACAAACTAGAAGTCAGCCCACTTTGTGACAGAGAGGTGAACACAGTCGGCAACATTCAATTAG GCTTCATGACGTACGTAGCAGAGCCGCTGTTTGCAGAGTGGGCCCGTTTCTCTGACACGCGCCTGTCCCAGACCATGCTGGGTCACATGGGGCTTAACAAGGCCAGCTGGGGCGCCCTCCAGCAGCAGGAACAAAGCTCAGCTGCCGGCGAGGAGGCAGAGCCTGGCGCCACCGCCaccggaggaggaggaagaagcagctCCAAAGACATACCTCAGGGAAGCGGAGTATCCTGA
- the pde7a gene encoding high affinity cAMP-specific 3',5'-cyclic phosphodiesterase 7A isoform X2, giving the protein MEVCYQLPVLPLDRPVPKHVLSRRGAISFSSSSSLFGAPDPRQLSQRRGAISYDSSDQTALYIRMLDVRVRSQVGFEPERRSSHPYLCIDFRNLHTRLSCGSTPPSSTPERRVRRLLSLQRYLHSSRLLRGAPQQIPLPILDEDYTGQARCMLEKVGNWNFDIFLFDRLTNGNSLITLTFHLLNQYGLVELFQLDIVKLWRFLVMVQEDYHSDNPYHNAVHAADVTQAMYCYMREPMLAKSLTSYDILLGLLAAATHDLDHPGVNQPFLIKTDHYLASLYRNTSVLENHHWKSAVGLLRETGLFSHLPAEDSLSMERELGSLILATDISRQNDYLSRFRLRLDQGNLCLSNANHRHFVLQMALKCADICNPCRPWELSKQWSEKVTNEFFQQGDIEKKHKLEVSPLCDREVNTVGNIQLGFMTYVAEPLFAEWARFSDTRLSQTMLGHMGLNKASWGALQQQEQSSAAGEEAEPGATATGGGGRSSSKDIPQGSGVS; this is encoded by the exons ATGGAAGTATGTTATCAGCTGCCAGTGTTGCCTCTAGACAGGCCGGTTCCCAAGCATGTCCTCAGCCGGAGGGGAGCCATCAGTTTCAGCTCCAGCTCCTCTCTCTTTGGGGCCCCTGATCCAAGACAGCTGTCTCAG AGACGTGGGGCCATCTCCTATGACAGCTCGGACCAGACCGCGCTGTACATTCGTATGCTGG ATGTGAGAGTGAGAAGTCAGGTTGGATTTGAACCGGAACGACGAAGCTCCCATCCATACCTGTGCATCGACTTCCGAAACCTTCACA CACGCCTCAGCTGCGGGTCCACGCCGCCAAGCTCCACCCCCGAGAGGAGGGTCCGCAGACTGCTCAGCCTCCAGAGATACCTGCACTCGTCTCGCCTGCTGCGGGGAGCTCCCCAGCAGATCCCCTTACCTATCCTGGATGAAGACTACACTGGACAGGCCCGA TGCATGCTGGAAAAAGTCGGGAACtggaattttgacattttcctcTTCGATAGGTTGACCAACG GAAACAGCCTGATCACTTTAACCTTCCACCTGCTGAACCAGTATGGCCTGGTGGAGCTCTTCCAGCTGGACATAGTCAAGCTGTGGCGGTTCCTGGTCATGGTCCAGGAGGACTACCACAGCGACAACCCCTACCACAACGCCGTGCATGCCGCCGACGTCACGCAGGCCATGTACTGCTACATGCGTGAGCCCATG CTGGCCAAGTCTTTGACCTCCTATGATATCCTGCTGGGACTGCTCGCCGCTGCCACACATGACCTGGACCATCCCGGGGTCAACCAGCCTTTCCTCATAAAGACTGACCACTATCTAGCTTCACTCTACCGG AATACCTCAGTTCTGGAGAACCACCACTGGAAGTCGGCTGTGGGGCTGCTCAGAGAGACAGGGCTCTTCTCTCACCTGCCCGCTGAAGACAG CTTGAGCATGGAGAGGGAGCTGGGCTCTTTAATCCTGGCCACCGACATCAGCAGGCAGAACGACTACCTGTCCCGCTTCCGTTTGCGCCTGGACCAGGGCAACCTGTGCTTGAGCAACGCCAACCACCGCCACTTTGTCCTGCAG ATGGCTCTGAAGTGTGCCGACATCTGTAACCCCTGCAGACCCTGGGAGCTGAGCAAGCAATGGAGCGAGAAAGTCACCAATGAGTTCTTCCAGCAAG GCGACATTGAGAAGAAGCACAAACTAGAAGTCAGCCCACTTTGTGACAGAGAGGTGAACACAGTCGGCAACATTCAATTAG GCTTCATGACGTACGTAGCAGAGCCGCTGTTTGCAGAGTGGGCCCGTTTCTCTGACACGCGCCTGTCCCAGACCATGCTGGGTCACATGGGGCTTAACAAGGCCAGCTGGGGCGCCCTCCAGCAGCAGGAACAAAGCTCAGCTGCCGGCGAGGAGGCAGAGCCTGGCGCCACCGCCaccggaggaggaggaagaagcagctCCAAAGACATACCTCAGGGAAGCGGAGTATCCTGA
- the pde7a gene encoding high affinity cAMP-specific 3',5'-cyclic phosphodiesterase 7A isoform X3 has translation MDGINKRTQQSIPPKPNGDSGPPDTRRGAISYDSSDQTALYIRMLGDVRVRSQVGFEPERRSSHPYLCIDFRNLHTRLSCGSTPPSSTPERRVRRLLSLQRYLHSSRLLRGAPQQIPLPILDEDYTGQARCMLEKVGNWNFDIFLFDRLTNGNSLITLTFHLLNQYGLVELFQLDIVKLWRFLVMVQEDYHSDNPYHNAVHAADVTQAMYCYMREPMLAKSLTSYDILLGLLAAATHDLDHPGVNQPFLIKTDHYLASLYRNTSVLENHHWKSAVGLLRETGLFSHLPAEDSLSMERELGSLILATDISRQNDYLSRFRLRLDQGNLCLSNANHRHFVLQMALKCADICNPCRPWELSKQWSEKVTNEFFQQGDIEKKHKLEVSPLCDREVNTVGNIQLGFMTYVAEPLFAEWARFSDTRLSQTMLGHMGLNKASWGALQQQEQSSAAGEEAEPGATATGGGGRSSSKDIPQGSGVS, from the exons atggatggcattaaCAAGCG CACGCAGCAGTCTATCCCCCCGAAACCCAACGGCGACAGTGGACCTCCCGACacg AGACGTGGGGCCATCTCCTATGACAGCTCGGACCAGACCGCGCTGTACATTCGTATGCTGG GAGATGTGAGAGTGAGAAGTCAGGTTGGATTTGAACCGGAACGACGAAGCTCCCATCCATACCTGTGCATCGACTTCCGAAACCTTCACA CACGCCTCAGCTGCGGGTCCACGCCGCCAAGCTCCACCCCCGAGAGGAGGGTCCGCAGACTGCTCAGCCTCCAGAGATACCTGCACTCGTCTCGCCTGCTGCGGGGAGCTCCCCAGCAGATCCCCTTACCTATCCTGGATGAAGACTACACTGGACAGGCCCGA TGCATGCTGGAAAAAGTCGGGAACtggaattttgacattttcctcTTCGATAGGTTGACCAACG GAAACAGCCTGATCACTTTAACCTTCCACCTGCTGAACCAGTATGGCCTGGTGGAGCTCTTCCAGCTGGACATAGTCAAGCTGTGGCGGTTCCTGGTCATGGTCCAGGAGGACTACCACAGCGACAACCCCTACCACAACGCCGTGCATGCCGCCGACGTCACGCAGGCCATGTACTGCTACATGCGTGAGCCCATG CTGGCCAAGTCTTTGACCTCCTATGATATCCTGCTGGGACTGCTCGCCGCTGCCACACATGACCTGGACCATCCCGGGGTCAACCAGCCTTTCCTCATAAAGACTGACCACTATCTAGCTTCACTCTACCGG AATACCTCAGTTCTGGAGAACCACCACTGGAAGTCGGCTGTGGGGCTGCTCAGAGAGACAGGGCTCTTCTCTCACCTGCCCGCTGAAGACAG CTTGAGCATGGAGAGGGAGCTGGGCTCTTTAATCCTGGCCACCGACATCAGCAGGCAGAACGACTACCTGTCCCGCTTCCGTTTGCGCCTGGACCAGGGCAACCTGTGCTTGAGCAACGCCAACCACCGCCACTTTGTCCTGCAG ATGGCTCTGAAGTGTGCCGACATCTGTAACCCCTGCAGACCCTGGGAGCTGAGCAAGCAATGGAGCGAGAAAGTCACCAATGAGTTCTTCCAGCAAG GCGACATTGAGAAGAAGCACAAACTAGAAGTCAGCCCACTTTGTGACAGAGAGGTGAACACAGTCGGCAACATTCAATTAG GCTTCATGACGTACGTAGCAGAGCCGCTGTTTGCAGAGTGGGCCCGTTTCTCTGACACGCGCCTGTCCCAGACCATGCTGGGTCACATGGGGCTTAACAAGGCCAGCTGGGGCGCCCTCCAGCAGCAGGAACAAAGCTCAGCTGCCGGCGAGGAGGCAGAGCCTGGCGCCACCGCCaccggaggaggaggaagaagcagctCCAAAGACATACCTCAGGGAAGCGGAGTATCCTGA
- the trim55b gene encoding tripartite motif-containing protein 55b isoform X2: MTTMESLEKQLICPICLEMFTKPVVILPCQHNLCRRCANDVFQASNPYLPTRSGSLASGGRFRCPSCRHEVVLDRHGVYGLQRNLLVENIIDMFKQESSSSTPAPERKEAATPMCDVHKEEKINIYCMTHNVPTCSMCKVFGVHKDCQVEPISSIYQTKKTELNDGIAMMLGNNDRLQGIISQLEEACRAIEENSRRQKNLVCEKFDHLYAILEEKKREMSLKVTAEQEEKVNYIRGLTRKYGDHLEESCKIVEMGIQTMEEQEMAVFLQSTKPLLKKLAEAGSTSHLDKVERGYENMDHFTADFRRERKALRSIDFIQEDEEEEDDDDEEARQGEAAVPSATGSDAAPASAAPSPITPAPPQTTSAPAAAKSTVSSSLPAA; the protein is encoded by the exons ATGACCACCATGGAGAGCTTGGAGAAACAGCTCATATGCCCTATATGCCTGGAGATGTTTACAAAGCCTGTGGTTATCCTGCCCTGCCAGCACAACCTCTGCAGAAGATGTGCCAATGACGTCTTCCAG GCCTCAAACCCATACCTCCCGACAAGGAGTGGCTCTTTGGCATCTGGAGGACGCTTCCGATGTCCGTCATGCAGACACGAGGTGGTTCTGGACCGCCATGGCGTTTACGGACTGCAGCGGAACCTACTGGTGGAGAATATTATCGACATGTTCAAGCAGGAGTCCAGCAG CAGCACACCAGCTCCTGAGCGAAAGGAAGCAGCGACGCCCATGTGTGACGTTCACAAAGAAGAGAAGATCAACATTTACTGCATGACCCATAATGTACCCACCTGCTCCATGTGTAAGGTCTTCGGAGTCCACAAAGACTGTCAGGTGGAGCCCATCAGCAGCATTTACCAGACCAAGAAG ACGGAGCTGAACGATGGCATCGCCATGATGCTGGGTAACAACGACAGGTTGCAAGGTATCATCAGTCAGCTGGAGGAGGCTTGTCGTGCCATAGAG GAGAACAGTCGGCGGCAGAAGAACCTGGTGTGTGAGAAGTTTGACCATCTGTACGCCATcctggaggagaagaagagggaGATGAGTCTGAAGGTGACCGCCGAACAGGAGGAGAAGGTCAACTACATCCGGGGTCTGACCAGGAAGTACGGGGACCACCTGGAGGAGAGCTGTAAGATCGTGGAAATGGGGATCCAGACTATGGAGGAGCAGGAAATGGCTGTGTTCCTGCAG AGCACAAAACCTCTTCTCAAAAA GCTTGCAGAAGCAGGCAGCACATCACATCTGGACAAAGTGGAGCGCGGCTACGAGAACATGGATCACTTCACCGCCGACTTCCGGAGGGAGCGCAAGGCGTTGCGCAGCATCGACTTCATCCAAG aggacgaggaggaggaggacgacgacgaTGAGGAGGCCAGGCAAGGAGAGGCGGCGGTGCCCTCGGCCACGGGAAGCGACGCTGCACCCGCCTCAGCCGCCCCTTCTCCGATTACTCCCGCCCCGCCGCAGACAACTTCCGCCCCTGCTGCGGCCAAAAGTACGGTGTCCAGCTCACTGCCAGCAG
- the trim55b gene encoding tripartite motif-containing protein 55b isoform X1, whose translation MTTMESLEKQLICPICLEMFTKPVVILPCQHNLCRRCANDVFQASNPYLPTRSGSLASGGRFRCPSCRHEVVLDRHGVYGLQRNLLVENIIDMFKQESSSSTPAPERKEAATPMCDVHKEEKINIYCMTHNVPTCSMCKVFGVHKDCQVEPISSIYQTKKTELNDGIAMMLGNNDRLQGIISQLEEACRAIEENSRRQKNLVCEKFDHLYAILEEKKREMSLKVTAEQEEKVNYIRGLTRKYGDHLEESCKIVEMGIQTMEEQEMAVFLQSTKPLLKKLAEAGSTSHLDKVERGYENMDHFTADFRRERKALRSIDFIQEDEEEEDDDDEEARQGEAAVPSATGSDAAPASAAPSPITPAPPQTTSAPAAAKSTVSSSLPAGQ comes from the exons ATGACCACCATGGAGAGCTTGGAGAAACAGCTCATATGCCCTATATGCCTGGAGATGTTTACAAAGCCTGTGGTTATCCTGCCCTGCCAGCACAACCTCTGCAGAAGATGTGCCAATGACGTCTTCCAG GCCTCAAACCCATACCTCCCGACAAGGAGTGGCTCTTTGGCATCTGGAGGACGCTTCCGATGTCCGTCATGCAGACACGAGGTGGTTCTGGACCGCCATGGCGTTTACGGACTGCAGCGGAACCTACTGGTGGAGAATATTATCGACATGTTCAAGCAGGAGTCCAGCAG CAGCACACCAGCTCCTGAGCGAAAGGAAGCAGCGACGCCCATGTGTGACGTTCACAAAGAAGAGAAGATCAACATTTACTGCATGACCCATAATGTACCCACCTGCTCCATGTGTAAGGTCTTCGGAGTCCACAAAGACTGTCAGGTGGAGCCCATCAGCAGCATTTACCAGACCAAGAAG ACGGAGCTGAACGATGGCATCGCCATGATGCTGGGTAACAACGACAGGTTGCAAGGTATCATCAGTCAGCTGGAGGAGGCTTGTCGTGCCATAGAG GAGAACAGTCGGCGGCAGAAGAACCTGGTGTGTGAGAAGTTTGACCATCTGTACGCCATcctggaggagaagaagagggaGATGAGTCTGAAGGTGACCGCCGAACAGGAGGAGAAGGTCAACTACATCCGGGGTCTGACCAGGAAGTACGGGGACCACCTGGAGGAGAGCTGTAAGATCGTGGAAATGGGGATCCAGACTATGGAGGAGCAGGAAATGGCTGTGTTCCTGCAG AGCACAAAACCTCTTCTCAAAAA GCTTGCAGAAGCAGGCAGCACATCACATCTGGACAAAGTGGAGCGCGGCTACGAGAACATGGATCACTTCACCGCCGACTTCCGGAGGGAGCGCAAGGCGTTGCGCAGCATCGACTTCATCCAAG aggacgaggaggaggaggacgacgacgaTGAGGAGGCCAGGCAAGGAGAGGCGGCGGTGCCCTCGGCCACGGGAAGCGACGCTGCACCCGCCTCAGCCGCCCCTTCTCCGATTACTCCCGCCCCGCCGCAGACAACTTCCGCCCCTGCTGCGGCCAAAAGTACGGTGTCCAGCTCACTGCCAGCAGGTCAGTAG